A genomic window from Triticum urartu cultivar G1812 chromosome 7, Tu2.1, whole genome shotgun sequence includes:
- the LOC125526033 gene encoding ATP synthase subunit 9, mitochondrial, with the protein MTRKVFSRLEMLEGAKSIGAGAATIALAGAAVGIGNVLSSLIHSVARNPSLAKQSFGYAILGFALTEAIALFAPMMAFLISFVFRSHKKS; encoded by the coding sequence ATGACAAGAAAAGTGTTTTCTCGACTCGAGATGTTAGAAGGTGCTAAATCAATAGGTGCCGGAGCTGCTACAATTGCTTTAGCCGGAGCTGCTGTCGGTATTGGAAATGTCCTCAGTTCTTTGATTCATTCCGTGGCGCGAAACCCATCATTGGCTAAACAATCATTTGGTTATGCCATTTTGGGCTTTGCTCTCACCGAAGCTATTGCATTGTTTGCCCCAATGATGGCCTTTCTGATCTCATTCGTTTTCCGATCGCATAAAAAGTCATGA